The following coding sequences are from one Lolium rigidum isolate FL_2022 chromosome 6, APGP_CSIRO_Lrig_0.1, whole genome shotgun sequence window:
- the LOC124661907 gene encoding glucan endo-1,3-beta-glucosidase GII-like, with the protein MARQDVASMIAVAPIVGAFASAPTCVQSIGVCYGVIGNNLPSRSEVVQLYRSKGITDMRIYFADGQALSALRNSGIGLIIDVGNDQLGSIAASASNAAAWVKDNVQRYQGLTIKYITAGNEVQGSDTRSIVPAIRNLNAALSAVGLGGIKVSTAIRFDAVANSFPPSSGVFAQSYMTNVVRLLASTEAPLLTNIYPYFAYRDNPRDIQLNYATFRPGTTVRDENNGLTYTCLFDAMVDAVHAALEKAGAPGVRVVVSESGWPSAGGFGASADNARAYNQGLIDHVGGGTPKRGGALETYIFAMFDENQKTGIETEKHFGLFRPDKSPAYAIRF; encoded by the exons ATGGCGAGGCAGGATGTTGCTTCTATGATTGCGGTTGCTCCCATTGTTGGAGCATTTGCTTCTGCCCCTACAT GTGTGCAGTCCATCGGTGTCTGCTACGGCGTGATCGGCAACAACCTCCCGTCTCGGAGCGAGGTGGTGCAGCTCTACAGGTCCAAGGGCATCACGGACATGCGCATCTACTTCGCCGACGGGCAGGCGCTCTCCGCCCTACGTAACTCCGGCATCGGCCTCATCATCGACGTCGGCAACGATCAGCTCGGCAGCATCGCCGCCAGCGCCTCCAACGCGGCCGCCTGGGTCAAGGACAACGTGCAGCGTTACCAGGGCCTTACCATCAAGTACATCACGGCCGGCAACGAAGTCCAGGGCAGCGACACGCGGAGCATCGTCCCGGCCATCCGGAACCTCAACGCGGCGCTGTCGGCCGTCGGCCTCGGCGGCATCAAGGTGTCCACCGCAATACGGTTCGACGCAGTGGCCAACTCCTTCCCGCCCTCCTCCGGCGTGTTCGCGCAGTCCTACATGACGAACGTGGTCCGGCTCCTCGCCAGCACCGAAGCGCCGCTCCTCACAAACATCTACCCCTACTTCGCCTACCGCGACAACCCGCGGGACATCCAGCTGAACTACGCGACGTTCCGGCCGGGCACCACGGTGAGGGACGAAAACAACGGGCTGACCTACACGTGCCTGTTCGACGCCATGGTGGACGCCGTGCACGCGGCGCTGGAGAAGGCCGGCGCACCGGGCGTGAGGGTGGTGGTGTCGGAGAGCGGTTGGCCGTCGGCCGGCGGGTTCGGCGCGAGCGCGGACAACGCGAGGGCGTACAACCAGGGACTGATCGACCACGTCGGCGGGGGCACCCCCAAGAGGGGTGGCGCGCTGGAGACGTATATCTTCGCCATGTTTGACGAAAACCAGAAGACCGGCATCGAGACGGAGAAGCACTTCGGGCTCTTCAGGCCGGACAAGTCGCCGGCGTACGCCATCCGGTTCTAA